In Bacteroidia bacterium, the following proteins share a genomic window:
- a CDS encoding CHAT domain-containing protein, with translation MKSVFYCVLTFFVLFNFAQSWQSAYDSCVKYQKQQHYKKAAEWGDIALSLYEKQAVTKDTNYSSILESQVNNLYNLGMYQQAEILAKKDSAYSKNNTERYISCCNALSLIYQRQGKYSIATHVSNETIKIALKTIGKKNLIYANSCNNLGLLHMSLGRYIEAETLFKEGMKVVLEVVGDSHPEYPKFCNNLAFLCQTQGKYPEAELYYKEAKEKIAKTLTKESYEYVLCCNNLSALYILQGRFFEAEELYKESKKIVTKILTEKHPTYANICNSLGFLYQTYKKYLSAESLYVEAQKIIQELLGKEHPHYALVCNNLARLYLLQGRYDEAEHLYKESADIHNRIFGKEHPDYAQSCNGLAGLYQEQGKYTEAELLFKEAKEIFAKTLGREHPNYALSCNNLARLYADQDKHSKAESLYKQVLFIKLKEIQSNFKNLSENEKEKYVQANINKYFNNFQLFVLKRHLQNPAITQESYNLVLQTKGLILQSTEKIKNRILNSKDEELKKLYVEWKLTKDQYAKAQNLTINEREQKKINLDSLAQQANELEKRLALKSEDFAHTFTPKTITWKDIQNVLKKDQAAIEMVKINTKDRPNAKDSIVYMALIVKKNSSNPEVVILNNGNELENQYITNYRRSITAKTQDTESYTVFWKPIAERLKGIRTVYFSPDGVYHQINVSTLYNPQSKKYVFDEIQVINVTNTKDILSKQSYTSKNNYLIGNPKFDLQIESEPNNQKPKQERVFEGFLEGLSQLEGAEREVKRIAGLLPNSTVVTGVAATEEFVKSLKNPRILHIATHGYFKKGQYQSSTQAMLNAGLLFAGVVDYDRMEMRPLDKEDGKLTAFEVMNMELDSTELVVLSACETGLGQASKEGVYGLQRAFKVAGARSIIMSLWKVNDEATQLLMTKFYENWQKKGMPKRKAFEVAQKQIRKHYKQPYYWGAFVMVE, from the coding sequence TGGCTAAAAAAGATAGCGCGTATTCAAAAAATAACACAGAAAGGTATATATCTTGCTGTAACGCTTTAAGTTTGATATATCAACGCCAAGGTAAATACTCAATAGCCACCCATGTTTCAAATGAAACTATCAAAATAGCATTAAAAACAATAGGTAAAAAAAATCTTATTTATGCGAATAGTTGTAATAATTTGGGACTATTGCACATGAGCTTAGGTAGATACATAGAAGCAGAAACTTTATTCAAAGAAGGAATGAAAGTGGTTTTGGAGGTAGTTGGAGATAGTCATCCTGAATACCCAAAGTTTTGTAATAATCTTGCTTTTTTGTGTCAGACACAAGGTAAATATCCCGAAGCAGAACTATACTACAAAGAAGCAAAAGAAAAAATTGCTAAAACTTTAACAAAAGAAAGCTATGAATATGTACTTTGTTGTAACAACTTATCTGCTCTGTATATTTTACAAGGGCGATTTTTTGAAGCAGAAGAGTTATATAAGGAATCTAAAAAAATAGTTACAAAAATACTAACGGAAAAACATCCTACCTATGCCAATATCTGTAATAGTCTTGGTTTTTTATACCAAACCTACAAAAAATACTTATCCGCAGAGTCTCTTTATGTTGAAGCACAAAAAATAATACAGGAATTACTAGGTAAGGAACATCCACACTACGCACTTGTTTGTAACAACTTAGCAAGATTATATCTTTTACAAGGAAGATATGATGAAGCTGAACATCTATACAAAGAATCTGCCGATATACACAATAGAATATTTGGTAAAGAACATCCAGATTATGCACAATCTTGTAATGGTTTGGCTGGCTTATACCAAGAGCAAGGTAAATACACCGAAGCTGAACTATTATTCAAGGAAGCCAAAGAAATATTTGCCAAGACACTAGGAAGAGAACATCCTAATTATGCACTATCCTGTAATAATTTAGCAAGGCTGTATGCTGACCAAGATAAGCATAGTAAAGCTGAATCATTATACAAACAAGTCTTATTCATCAAACTTAAAGAAATCCAATCTAATTTCAAAAACCTCTCGGAAAATGAAAAAGAAAAGTATGTCCAAGCAAATATCAACAAATATTTTAATAACTTTCAACTTTTTGTCTTAAAAAGACATTTGCAGAATCCTGCCATTACTCAAGAAAGTTACAATTTAGTGCTACAAACCAAAGGGCTTATTTTACAAAGCACAGAAAAAATCAAAAATCGTATTTTGAATAGCAAAGATGAGGAACTAAAAAAACTATATGTAGAATGGAAACTAACCAAAGACCAATATGCCAAAGCTCAAAATTTGACTATCAATGAAAGAGAGCAAAAGAAAATTAACTTAGACAGTTTGGCACAGCAAGCAAATGAATTAGAAAAGCGGTTAGCCTTAAAAAGTGAGGATTTTGCGCATACTTTTACCCCCAAAACTATAACTTGGAAAGACATTCAAAATGTTCTCAAAAAAGACCAAGCGGCTATTGAAATGGTTAAAATCAATACAAAAGATAGACCTAACGCAAAAGATAGTATTGTCTATATGGCTTTGATTGTTAAAAAAAATAGTTCTAACCCCGAAGTGGTTATACTAAATAATGGGAATGAGTTAGAAAACCAATATATTACCAATTATCGCCGTTCTATAACTGCAAAAACCCAAGATACTGAAAGTTATACCGTTTTTTGGAAACCAATTGCTGAAAGACTCAAAGGAATAAGGACAGTATATTTTTCTCCTGATGGCGTGTATCATCAAATCAATGTTTCTACGTTGTACAATCCTCAAAGCAAAAAATATGTTTTTGATGAAATACAGGTCATAAACGTAACGAATACCAAAGATATTTTGAGCAAGCAGAGTTACACAAGCAAGAACAACTATTTAATTGGCAATCCTAAATTTGACCTACAAATAGAAAGCGAACCGAATAATCAAAAGCCGAAGCAGGAACGTGTATTTGAAGGCTTTTTAGAGGGTTTAAGTCAATTAGAGGGAGCGGAGCGGGAAGTCAAGCGTATTGCTGGTCTTTTACCGAACTCTACGGTAGTAACAGGCGTAGCTGCTACAGAGGAGTTTGTCAAGTCTTTGAAAAATCCGCGTATCTTACATATTGCTACGCATGGATATTTCAAGAAGGGGCAGTATCAGAGCTCTACACAGGCAATGCTCAATGCAGGGCTTTTGTTTGCAGGCGTAGTAGATTATGATAGGATGGAGATGCGTCCATTAGACAAGGAAGATGGAAAATTAACGGCGTTTGAGGTTATGAATATGGAGTTAGACAGTACGGAGCTAGTGGTATTAAGTGCGTGTGAAACGGGCTTAGGTCAAGCGAGTAAAGAAGGGGTATATGGTTTGCAGCGTGCCTTTAAGGTAGCAGGGGCGCGGAGTATTATCATGAGTTTGTGGAAGGTCAATGATGAAGCTACGCAGTTGCTCATGACCAAATTTTATGAAAATTGGCAAAAAAAGGGCATGCCTAAGCGCAAAGCGTTTGAAGTAGCGCAGAAACAAATTCGCAAGCACTATAAACAACCGTACTATTGGGGTGCTTTTGTAATGGTAGAGTAA